The genomic segment tataatgaattatattttgagtaggtctcttgtgagatggtttcacgaatctttatctgtgagatgagccaaccctaccgatattcacaataaaaagtaatactttatcatggatgacccaaataagagatatgtctcataaaatacaacccataagaccgtctcacacaagtttttgtcttatatTTTTGTACTTTGCTCATGATAAATAATATTCAGTTTGTTTTCATACTGCGAAATTAGGATCGTGATTATAATTGAAGATGGGGATTTAATAGACGATTTAGCAAATTTATATATTGTAAATGATTATTACTTTATGGAAAAAAATAGTACATGCTacatataaatatttgattttactcGAGATTTACACAGATTGCATAGATCAttgctattattattattttagttattattattattgtgctGATCTGTTTGTAAGATTTAtagcaatttttttaataattatattggTATAATAATTTGAGGGAAATAAAATCATAtacaaattaatatttaattactttcAAAGAACCAAACATACATATGATTGACATGTGGAAACTTATGACacgatattaaaataaatattcggTATTTATTAATGGACATGTGGAGTGGTTATGCTAACTATAAATCAAATTTATATAATCtgcttcatttttttaaaaaaaatggtgaTAATAATATAAGATAAATAAAACTAATCActtcaaattattaaaattttccataatttcaaaataaattattagagaaaaattaaactcttctATCTTTCTCCGATATCCTATATCGTCCATCACTTTAACATGCCGATTCCATACCTGTTCCGACCCGAGCTTCACCATGACATGAATTCGACCCAAACCATTGAATATTCGAGCCCATTTACAAAGGAAGGCTTGACCTATAATGATACCTGATGATACTCCAATAAAAGcacgggtcatggatgacctgatatattaaataaattctcaaaACAGGGTCAATATACAGAGCGCTTACTTCAGCAGCCGGGCAGGGAGATGCCAGGGCTCTACTACCCGGGCAACCAGAAGCCCGGGCTCTCATGTAAACTCCCAGATGATTTCTACCCGGGCTACCTCGATAACAGTACCGCACTCGAGTGTTATCAGTATGATCTATCTTATCTGTCAAAACAACATGGGTTTAACGTGTTttagaagtcatcagaagcaAAAAGTATGGGCAAGCGACTTGTCATAATTAGCAGGTGACACTGAAAACAAGGTACCTATCACGTTTTCttctataaatagcaggtatactTCTCATTTAAAGGGTTGGATTCTGTACCCCTATCTGGTTTTCTGAAGAATTCACCCTCACATATATGTTAACACACATATTTACACAAGTAGTCTTTATTTCTCTAAAAGTTACACTGGTTATCATCTTcatctgctgacttaagcatcagaatggtcacgtcggacacccctccgatgcccattcacgagttaatCTCCTTGTCTGTAGGTCACAGTGGAAACTATAGCTCACATATTCATCTCCTTGATCATTTCTTTAAACAAAACACAAATTAGATCTGGTAGATTGCCCCGGCTCCGCTCACCCGATTCACCCTGATCGCATCAATACCATTAGGTCAGAATAAAAACTAACGCCTTATACAGAGTCCGGACTGTTCTTTACTTAGGAAAATGTCTCACAAGATGGGTGACTGAGCAGTTGAGCTCAAAACAAAGTCGTCCAAGTAGATACCAAATGAATATGGTGGTGAATATAGATAAAGTCTTGCCGCCGATGTAAAACATCTGAACAAATCTTCTATATTAAAAGATACGACTCTAAATATATCAAGACATGTCCAAAATTTATAATCTATTAAAGATAAAGTCAAATCAGAACAAATTTCACTACGAATCTAGTATTTCGACAACTTGTCTCAATAAGAGTTCATCTCCTACAACATATCTAGCTCCTCAAAACTCTAATATCTTTCATGGTTTTACACATTAACTAATTGTTACGCTACTTTCACAATACACTTAAGTTTTGTTTCAGTAAGGACTTTAGTATTAATGACTAAACTAATTGTTTTGTTTATTATAATtactataaaaataaaaatacttaaaataataatcataaatattcatcatcatcatcaagaATATATTAgttaaactaaataaaataatttttttttataaaataagaaTTGAGAGAGTGAATGACAATTCTCATGAATACAAGAAAAATGGTTTCTCTCATTTTAATTTCTTACCAAGTATGAATATTCCCACCGTATTTCTATCTATCAAACATGCTTAGTGTTAGATGAGATAATCATCCCAATTTCTCACTTTTGAGTCAACTTAAATGTTATGAATCTCTCACTATCAACAAGTCAAATTATGGAACAGTAACAAGTGCCTGAGATTGTGGAGCAATTTTCAATTTGAGTCAAATTCCACAAATTGCTGCCAAAATAAGTCAGGTTCATTAATAAGCGCCTTAGATTATGGAACCCCACCCCACCCCCTCCCTTTGGAATAATATAGTTTAATAATTGAAAAGTAGTCAAGTTATCGACCAAACATTTCCATTCTACTTTCCTAGGGGGAATTGAATGTAACATCAAATATCAGTTTAATAGAGACAAAAAATTTCTAATTTTGTTCTTCCAATTCACATCTCTTTTCATTATTGATATCACAAATGCAATTTTACCCATTTCTTTtacaaattaattataaatttagtCATGCTTTCCACAAACTAATTACAAAAGTTTAttaaactaaaaaaataaacGATATGAAAATCAAATATGCAAGCACGCAACACGTACATATGGACACTAGTATAAAATTATTCTTGAATCTTGATCGTGACGTCGCGTCATGCTTCACGTTTTTCTAGAACCTTGCTAGTGAGTCTAACAACACAAAACATGTTTattgaaaatcataaaattcataTATGATATGGATTGCTTGATCAAAATCAGGAGGTGATCAGAAAGCTAATCATGGACagggaaaaaaaaagagagttaGACTACCGTAATCGCCTCTCagtattttgttattttttttctaatatTATCTAAGGTCGCGCTCGGATTGTtggattttatttaagaaagaatttgataaatGAATTTAAATTACGAGTATATTTAAAATCTACCACAATTATTATTGGAATGAATTAACTTGACGTAGAATGAATTCAAATTcacttgaattttatcaattCAAATGATTCAAAGAATTTGAAATCCGTCAATCCAAGCAGAAACCAAAACATCAAATGAAAGAGATAGATTGCCATTAAAAATACAAGATGGAATTTAACCCCAAGCATGAAATACTAGGGTGACAACTAGTCAAGGCCCGAGGATTACATGGAGAATTGGACTCATACAAATTAGGCCCACTAGACACCATCAAGAAGAAAGCCCAATCCAGGAAGATTAATCGATCAAGAGCATTTTGGGCCTCTGGAGAGGTATTCGGTTAACGATCGAATcgaatttttcaaaattgatttaaataatttttccgAAGCtaactgaatcaactgatattttttaattaaaaaacgaGTGAAATTAAAAATTGATTATTTCGATCGATAACTGAATTAAATAGAACTATCGGAACTATCGGGCGGGACACAAATATTGCATGTGTATAGTGTGGTGTATATCTATATTATTAGTAAGTAAATATTATTTGTTGCATATGTATAATATAtctcatttttaaaataattagtttagttgattttttttttaaattcaaaattttaattcttgttttaattttaattttttacatcTTAAATGATgtgaataataaatttaaaaaatgatttaCCTAATGTATAGGAATTAATCATTAGGGAAAAAATGGAAAGAAATTTTGTGTTATAGATCAATAGTTACTTCAATGTATTAAAAAATGGTTACTTCAATGATctcaaatattataatataataaagataagtcttaatttttttttttggacacAAATTTTTGTTCTCATTTTTTAACCGCATAACCTAAAGAAAAcaatttattcaaaataaaacataatcGAAATCTATGAATTTTAAATCAATCAATTTATCTAAATACAACCTCAGATATATAATcgaaaaatgaaagaaaacttAAAATCACAAGTGTTAGCATTTCTATCTTCTCCGGACGTTAAcatgacaaaaaaaaattaaaataaaattaaattgttTTTATTTAACAAAACATTAGTTTAGAACCGCTTTTGATAAAATACTCATAATTTCGATAACACAATGTGTATTACTTAGTGCCCATTTGGCAAAGATAGTATTTTATAAATTCTTAGAGCTAATAATacattggcaaaaacttgtgtgagacggtcttacgggtcctatttgtgagacggatcccttatttgggttatccatgaaaaaatattattttttatgctaagagtattactttttattgtgaatatgagtagggttgacccgtcttacagattaggatacgtgagacggtctcacatgagacccactctaatACATTTCAGTAATTCATaagttattatatattattttatactcAATTtagatataattatttttatactaTGCCATGCcttttttcttgtaaaaatttTCCGacaaaacttatgtgagacggtctcacgagtcgtattttgtgagatatatcttttattttggtcatgcatgaaaaaatattattttttatgttaagagtattactttttattgtgaatatcggtagggttgacccggctcacagataaagattcgtgagatcgtttcacaagaaacctactcaaAGTTTCTCACGTATATCTTTGTGTTGGCTTCTCATAATCTTTACCTTTTTTCTTTCAATATTAGCATTCTCTTGCTATATCAACAATAATTTAGGAACCAACTCTTCTTTAATCAAATTCCTTCAAAGATCATTGAAGAACATAACTTGCAACAAATATTAAGTTTGGTAGGTCAACAGTTTCTTGATCCATTTCACTACTTATATATATCTTTCACCTTATGACAATTATTTTGCAATTAAGAGATCGATAAGCTTGAAAATGTACACAAACAAAGCAATTTTCGCACTCTTTTTATGTTCTATTCTCACTTCcacaagtaagttcatttaacattaattctaattttgcataattataatttcaaattttacaCATTTTTTGTGTTACTTTTCTTTTGCAGATGCATCGAATATTTCAAGCAAGATCGGGGTAAACTATGGTCGAGTAGGGACGAATATCCCGTCTCCTTACCGATCGATAAATTTTCTTGAATCCATGAACGCCGGACGTGTTAAACTTTATGATGCCAACCCTGAAGTCCTAAAGCTCCTATCCGGAACCAAACTTCATGTCTCGATCATGGTCACGAACGAACAAATCTCGGGCATCGCTTCGAGCCAATCGAAGGCCGAAAATTGGGTTCAAGAGAACGTCTTAGCTTACTATCCTAGCACAACGATCCGATTCATACTTGTTGGAAACGAAGTTCTAAGCAACAATGATCGGAAAATGTGGCTTGATCTTGTGCCAGCCATGAGAAATATCAAGAAATCTTTGAAGGGACATGATATTCACAACATAAAAGTTGGGACACCATTGGCTATGGATGTATTGGAGTCAAGTTTCCCACCTTCAAGTGGGAAATTTAGATCTGATATTCCAATCCAAGTTATGGTACCATTGTTGAAATTCTTGAATGGGActaaatcatttttcttcttaGATGTTTACCCTTATTTTCCATGGTCTTCAAAcccaacaaacatcaatcttgATTATGCATTGCTTGAGGGTGGAAATCAGACATATTTGGACTCGAAAAGCGGCCTCGTTTACACGAATCTTCTAGACCAAATGCTGGACTCCGTCGTATTCGCAATGAGGAAACTCGGGTTCGACGATATCATGATGGCGGTATCAGAGACAGGTTGGCCTAATGCAGGTGATATTGATCAAGTTGGCGCAAACACGTACAACGCAGCAACTTATAACCGGAATTTGGTGAAGAAAATGACAGCTGATCCACCTCTCGGGACACCTGCTAAGCCCGGAGTCGTGATTCCGACGTTTATTTTCTCCTTGTATGATGAGAATATGAAGCCAGGGCCAGGAACAGAAAGACACTGGGGATTAATACATCCCAATGGGCAGCCGATT from the Primulina eburnea isolate SZY01 chromosome 3, ASM2296580v1, whole genome shotgun sequence genome contains:
- the LOC140828528 gene encoding probable glucan endo-1,3-beta-glucosidase A6: MYTNKAIFALFLCSILTSTNASNISSKIGVNYGRVGTNIPSPYRSINFLESMNAGRVKLYDANPEVLKLLSGTKLHVSIMVTNEQISGIASSQSKAENWVQENVLAYYPSTTIRFILVGNEVLSNNDRKMWLDLVPAMRNIKKSLKGHDIHNIKVGTPLAMDVLESSFPPSSGKFRSDIPIQVMVPLLKFLNGTKSFFFLDVYPYFPWSSNPTNINLDYALLEGGNQTYLDSKSGLVYTNLLDQMLDSVVFAMRKLGFDDIMMAVSETGWPNAGDIDQVGANTYNAATYNRNLVKKMTADPPLGTPAKPGVVIPTFIFSLYDENMKPGPGTERHWGLIHPNGQPIYKIDLTGKHPENEGTRLSSSPSSNKPYKGKIWCVVTSQPNLTDLETALDFACRQGNGTCDALAPDKACYEPVSVMAHANYAFSSYWSKFRSSGASCYFNGLATQTTTDPSHGSCQFPSVSL